From Populus trichocarpa isolate Nisqually-1 chromosome 19, P.trichocarpa_v4.1, whole genome shotgun sequence, a single genomic window includes:
- the LOC18108387 gene encoding protein BEARSKIN2: MVMATSSGGVPPGFRFHPTDEELLHYYLKKKVSFQKFDMEVIREVDLNKMEPWELQERCKIGSAPQNEWYLFCHKDRKYPTGSRTNRATNAGFWKATGRDKCIRNSYKKIGMRKTLVFYGGRAPHGQKTDWIMHEYRLEDGDDAQGNLGEDGWVVCRVFKKKNLFKVSGEGGTTSMNSSDQQLHSSSTNQSRTFMHRDSQYSLRQNHNHGNIQQPFVLSKAELELHYPHMAAPHQYSLFQSQTLMPPNKSLGYDHYSGLPKEPPVMVKQLMSGARDCESGSESLRYHACEPGLEVCTCEAPQQMVAGREDHQGLNEWAMLDRIVTSHLGNEDSAKGVRFDDASNAPSAHAINQLPLRGEMMDFWGYGK; encoded by the exons ATGGTGATGGCTACATCTTCTGGTGGTGTGCCTCCAGGGTTCCGGTTCCACCCGACTGATGAAGAACTGCTCCATTACTACTTGAAAAAGAAGGTTTCGTTTCAGAAGTTTGATATGGAGGTCATTAGAGAGGTGGACTTGAACAAGATGGAGCCTTGGGAGTTGCAag AGAGATGTAAAATTGGGTCAGCGCCTCAAAACGAGTGGTATTTATTCTGTCACAAGGACAGGAAATACCCGACTGGGTCACGAACCAATAGAGCAACGAATGCAGGGTTTTGGAAGGCAACAGGGAGGGATAAGTGCATCAGGAACAGCTACAAGAAGATTGGTATGAGGAAAACACTTGTTTTCTATGGAGGAAGAGCTCCTCATGGCCAGAAGACTGACTGGATCATGCATGAGTATAGGCTTGAAGATGGCGATGATGCTCAAGGAAACCTTGGT GAAGATGGCTGGGTGGTATGCAGGGTGTTCAAAAAGAAGAATCTATTCAAGGTCAGTGGTGAAGGAGGAACTACAAGCATGAACTCATCTGACCAACAACTCCACTCGTCAAGCACCAATCAATCTCGAACTTTCATGCACAGAGACAGCCAATACTCCCTCCGTCAAAACCATAACCATGGAAATATTCAACAACCCTTTGTACTAAGCAAGGCTGAGCTAGAGCTTCACTATCCTCACATGGCAGCACCTCATCAATACTCTCTCTTCCAATCCCAAACCCTAATGCCACCTAATAAGTCTTTAGGTTATGACCACTACTCGGGTCTCCCTAAGGAACCACCGGTCATGGTTAAGCAGCTCATGTCAGGCGCTAGGGATTGCGAGAGTGGCAGTGAAAGTCTGAGGTACCACGCTTGTGAGCCAGGACTAGAGGTGTGCACCTGTGAAGCACCTCAGCAAATGGTTGCAGGAAGAGAAGATCACCAGGGCTTGAATGAATGGGCTATGCTTGATAGGATTGTCACTTCTCATTTAGGAAATGAAGATTCTGCAAAAGGGGTGAGGTTTGATGATGCAAGTAACGCACCATCTGCGCACGCAATTAATCAGCTCCCGTTACGTGGGGAGATGATGGATTTTTGGGGCTATGGaaaatag
- the LOC18108389 gene encoding vacuolar protein sorting-associated protein 9A, which yields MDTAASQSSSSSSSSSSSIMFYDFLDKMRNPASLNLVKSIKSFIVSFQFSSANPENDSKRVQEFFSTMEAAIMEHPLWAGATDDEFDCSMEGLEKYIMTKLFSRTFAISPEDVKIDQEISEKIHLLQSFLRPEHLDIPPFLQNEASWLLAEKELQKINAFRAPREKLHCIMSCCRIINNLLLNASMSENHVPGGADDFLPVLIYVTIKANPPQLHSNLKYIQLYRRQETMVSEPAYYFTNLVSAKSFIGQLDAKSLSMDEIEFEESMQAAKLDSKVSQVEASQAQTDPIFSTRMHGMKTNIDGRSNYPYMEAEPGELTVEDVERLLSLYKDVVTKYSSLCRAVRHRSATRTEPSLPVPKGRDDILLQLEGQAQMIREEKAEVSDTTKGC from the exons ATGGACACTGCAGCGAGTCAatcatcgtcatcgtcatcgtcatcgtcatcgtcaattatgttttatgattttcttgataAAATGCGAAATCCTGCTTCTCTCAATCTAGTCAAATccattaaaag CTTCATTGTATCATTCCAATTTTCGTCTGCGAACCCTGAAAATGATAGCAAAAGGGTACAAGAGTTTTTCTCAACAATGGAAGCAGCTATCATGGAACATCCATTATGGGCTGGTGCCACTGATGATGAATTTGATTGCTCAATGGAG GGACTGGAGAAATACATCATGACGAAATTGTTCTCCCGAACATTTGCTATTTCTCCCGAGGATGTGAAGATTGACCAAGAGATCTCTGAGAAGATACACTTGTTGCAATCCTTTTTACGGCCTGAGCATTTGGATATTCCTCCATTTCTTCAGAATGAAGCTTCATGGCTG CTTGCAGAAAAGGAATTGCAGAAGATCAATGCTTTCAGAGCTCCTCGTGAGAAGCTTCACTGTATTATGAGCTGCTGCAGGATCATCAACAATTTGCTGCTCAATGCATCAATGTCAGAAAATCATGTACCGGGAGGGGCCGATGACTTTCTTCCTGTTCTTATATATGTCACAATCAAG GCCAATCCTCCTCAGTTGCATTCAAACCTCAAATACATCCAATTGTACAGGAGGCAAGAAACAATGGTATCTGAACCAGCTTATTATTTCACGAATCTTGTCTCAGCCAAGTCCTTTATTGGCCAGTTAGATGCCAAATCTCTTtctatggatgaaattgaatttgaagagaGCATGCAAGCAGCTAAGTTGGACAGCAAGGTATCACAAGTAGAAGCTTCACAGGCACAGACAGATCCTATTTTTTCTACAAGAATGCATGGcatgaaaacaaatatagatg GCAGATCAAATTATCCATATATGGAAGCTGAGCCTGGTGAACTGACTGTTGAAGACGTGGAAAGATTGCTGAGTCTGTACAAAGATGTGGTTACAAAGTACTCTAGCCTCTGCAGGGCTGTTAGGCATCGCTCTGCAACCAGAACAGAACCATCCCTTCCTGTTCCTAAAGGGAGAGATGACATTTTATTGCAACTTGAGGGACAAGCACAAATGATCCGAGAGGAGAAGGCAGAG GTCAGTGATACAACGAAAGGATGCTGA
- the LOC18108388 gene encoding B2 protein codes for MSIIKNNVSTGSSLWQPQHGIASANELQGWRTVASRLAFDSQLRKMEENQCANEDGCYRKSLFSTDISVRNPAAKMKQYPFDRQQEQLGNSKWYSYKTLPPAELLPRNEVMGGYIFVCNNETMQEDLRRQLFGLPHKYRDSVRAITPGLPLFLYNYTCHQLHGVFQAVSFGGSNIEPTAWEDKKCKGESRFPAQVRIGFKKKCKPLEEDAFRPILYHYDGPKFRLQLSVPEALALLDLFNQKEL; via the exons ATGTCCATAATCAAGAATAATGTCAGTACTGGAAGCTCATTGTGGCAACCCCAGCATGGCATTGCTTCGGCGAATGAGCTACAGGGATGGAGAACAGTTGCATCAAGGCTTGCTTTTGATAGTCAATTGAGAAAGATGGAGGAAAATCAATGCGCAAATGAAGATGGCTGCTATAGGAAATCTCTATTCAGTACTGACATATCTGTGAGAAATCCGGCAGCTAAAATGAAACAATACCCTTTTGATAGACAGCAGGAACAGCTTGGTAATTCCAAGTGGTACAGCTACAAGACACTTCCCCCAGCTGAACTGCTGCCAAGAAATGAAGTCATGGGAGGTTACATCTTCGTGTGCAACAACGAGACTATGCAAGAGGACCTCCGGCGCCAGCTCTTCG GGCTTCCGCACAAGTACAGGGACTCTGTCAGGGCCATAACACCAGGCTTACCCCTTTTCCTTTATAACTACACATGCCATCAGCTGCATGGAGTGTTCCAG GCTGTGAGTTTCGGCGGGTCAAACATAGAACCAACTGCTTGGGAAGACAAGAAGTGTAAAGGGGAATCAAGATTTCCAGCTCAG GTTAGAATTGGATTCAAGAAGAAATGCAAGCCATTGGAAGAGGATGCTTTCAGACCAATTTTATACCACTACGATGGCCCCAAGTTCCGATTGCAACTCTCTGTGCCAGAG GCGCTTGCATTGCTGGACTTGTTCAATCAGAAGGAGCTTTAA